The Diorhabda carinulata isolate Delta chromosome 4, icDioCari1.1, whole genome shotgun sequence genomic interval GCCGGGAAAGTCAGGAGAGTCTTTTTTATAGTGTGTGATTATTACGtaacatgttttttttgttcgttttaatGTCTACTTTAAGATTATCTTGGTTGAGGGCTCAGAAACGGCCGTTGAGGCTCGATGTCCTTAGAGCAGCCTGGTTGAGGCTCATTGTCCAGGTCTTCCTTCAGTGATTCATTTAAATCAACACAGCCTGCAGGTGTTGAGTTGCATGAAGTATTGcgagattttttttcttcagtttacTCACCGATATAGTCAGcatcagaaaaaatattacgattAAATGGAAAAATCCCTATTACTCTGAATCCATTTGATGCTATTTCGGCAATTGGGGATTTTAAAAATGCTTTCCACACTAGTTGTGGTGCTAGGTAAAATTGAGAAATGGCCCTTTGATTTTGACGTTTCCAGCACCTAATATTTTCGCTATAAAAAGCCTTGAAGTTACCTATAAATGTTTTGTCTAAAGGCTGTAATTTCTGGGTAGTATGTGGTGGGAGAGAAATGATGGAGATGTGATTATCTCTGGCTAGCCGTATCACATTTATGTTACAAGTGTTTCTGTAGTATCTGTCTAGTACCAAAAAACCAGAGATTCAACGGTTGGTTTTACGAAGTCTCTAAAGTGTCTCATCCACTCGGTAAATAGGTTATGTTGCACCTATCCACTTGGGTAAACTGCATATACAGATTCAGGTGGTGCACCTCTCATAAGCTggtcatttctattttttctagaaaaaatcaTCGGTGGGACATTTTGTCCTTCTGCGCTCATGGCTACAATAAGCGTTATTAATGATCTGCGCTTAGCTGATGTAAGCTATgctattttttttccttttctacCAATAACTTCCACAACTTTGCTTTGAACAATAGAAAATAGATAATGTAAAAATCCGCCCAACCAAGAGCGTCCAGCTAAACTAAAAGGATGCTGAATAACGTTTCTTGGAGATGAATTGTAAGccattttttgaacattttttcttGTAAGTCCGTAATACTTTGCTTCCATGATCAAGATATATTCCTGTTCCATTTCACTTTCTAAAACAGTTTTCCTCCCAAGTTTAGTTTTTACTAGTTGTTCAGGCTCTAAGTTTTCATTTGGTAGAAACATTTCTAATGTCGATCTAGGAACTCGATAATCTCTAGCAGCGGCTCTGAAGCCAACTCCTTGGTTTCTGTCTGCTACTATTGTATTGCGTTCAAAGCCCCAGCCTTTCTCACATTATTACACTTTTGTTTTGACTGTCTTCTAGGCATCGCAACTGAAAAGAGATACAATTCTTATCAACTTGGTTTGAAATATGGGCCAGACAACTGCCCCATATTAGAAGCAATTGAGGTCTATgtaatttagaattttattttatttatggtaAGGTGGAAACATTTTTGTTGTAACAATATGTTGGCTGACAATATTTCAGCTAACTCGTAATTTAAAGACAAAGATATCAATCGAAACAGGTGATCTTTACTTGCCTAGtgaattatttccattttaccaaaaatgaatttttgcaGGTGGTTCGATTGTATTTGGTCATCAGGTAATTCAGAGTCTGATGCATTCACCGTCAAATGCTGAGAGTGTGTCAAGTCAACTGATGACTTGAAAACGTGACTAAGAGGTTTTCTAGAGGATTCGTGATATTTTGTGAACAAGTCTAGCCATCATATTCTCGTATGATCACTTTAGTGTTTGCTGCCtgttaaatttcattaaaactatTTTGAGGAAGGTTGAAAAAGACAAGCTTTTTTGGTATTgcttcaaatatataaaaaagatggtgtgcttttatattttattgaaaaatattaagacAGTTAACATTCATACTATAATTTTAtccaatattaacaaaaattctctAATAGGGATTATCTAcaaatagcaaaattaaacGGAGTATCTCAtgtatattctcaattttttttgtttaatagcAAGCTATCAAACATTGTGAGCGAATAATGGTAACAGTAAACCTGATGGAGACGGGAAGCCGAAAGTTATCGAAAACATTTTTGCTAGTCTTGAACGACAGATAAACAAGTTCAATGTATTCCTGGaacataaaactttttgttcCTTACTTGAACCTAATACAGTTGGAACGCATTTTTCATATAGCGCATTACTCAATAGTTACAAACAATCTGGaactatggagtgtagagatAAGGAGAACTATCTTAAATGGGAGGTAAGCTGAAAGAGTGTGTCCATCTGTAAACAGCAAATTCGAAGACTCACCAAAATAGTGTGGCTCGTATATGTGTGCCAGAACTCATGCGCGTGAAACAGTGAACAAGACTTTCACTGTAAGTGTCTGCTTATTATATGATTCACCACGTTCTTTAACAAAATGATTGACTGAATTTCAACCCTCTTAAGATCTCAGTATCTCTCCACAAACAGTATCTTATTGACTCCACTAAGTATCAATTTGTGCGTTCATAAATAGCAGGAACGTCTTCAGCGGTTAATGAaagaatgtttcaaattttgttaaagcGATAAGCCTGTTGTTTTCAATGAGCCAGAAGAAAGAAGATGATAGAGAAACTAAAGAAGATTTGGATACAGATACGGAAGCAGATATAAAAAAGATGAgctatcattatattttttaggaaGAAAATAACAATACTAAACGGGTAAAAGATGTACCAGCCCAAAATGTTAGGACCCGGTTATATAATATTGTAAACCATTTTCGTAGGCCAAAAACTGCCACTAGAGGTTTGATAAATCCAAACAATATATATGGAGCTATTTCTTTCCTGTTTACATGTTGGatgttattgttgaaaaatcaacaaaataatgGAATTCGTAAGAGACAGTTATTGAAGGTGATAGCGATGCCCTATGCATCAATATTGTGAAGCTAAAAGTACTAATTTATCTTGATggagtaaaaaaaaattagacaacCACCGGGACCATTTGAAATTGGTAACTGTCTTAGCAAAGTAGTGGAAATTGGAAACAATCGGGAAAAATGAGATGGAGTTTCCTTTTCGATTCAGTAACCCATCAAAACGTTCAGAAATGACATCAATGTTTGTTTTACGAAAAAACTGCTCAATGGTTTCATACATTCCAACGCCATTCACTCATCTCAAATAGGAACTATGATGATGATTTGGACAAGGCAACAGGTGAACCAGGAATGATTATGATGTATAACCCAACAAAACGTGGAGTGgcatttgttaattttttactCGATGCTAAATGTAGGTGGTATCTAATCATTAATAATGTATTAAGTACTTTTTCCCACTGTACCCTTTGCGCCCCTGTACCTACTCTTCCTCTGTATAAAGTAGAATATGGAACTTAGCAGACCCCAACCAACTGATGTGTGATGATGTTTGCTGTAGAAGTCTTACCAATTATAACTGTTAATGATGATAAAGAATGACGCGTTTCTGCAGCttacaattttccaaattttgaatcCAGTTTTTACTATGCTCACGTCTCAACATATTAACtcattatgatggtttttcaaCCATTTGcatcatcattttcatttgattttccTATGAAATACCCCGttcaataacaaaatatgtacatctgattataaataaatgaatcatATTTACATCtgatcatataaaaaataattaaggcGCTTATTTTAAATGTGAATGTTTCAAGTTATAATATCCTTAACAATTTTCTTCTCGTTATTATTCAAGTTCTTATcagtaatatttttgtttatattttccgCTTTGATGCAGTCTTCAACAGAATTGAccaagtttttttcaaattccactAACGAAGGTGTCAGAGAAGATTCATTACTGCTGCTATTCTTTGGTAAATTATTTTcgttcttatttttattttgtttattttccatACTAAACttctccaaaatttttattaagtttgaaTGCTCTACCTTATCGTCTTTTTCGGCCGGTAACTTAGTGGAAGTTTTTCGTATTAAAGGCTCTGGTATAGGAGAAGGAGGGGGTGTGATAGTTTCAGCGGTCGCATTTGTAGCAGTAAGAAACTCAGTAGATCTTTTATGGGCCTCTTCTGATGCTTCTCTATTAATTTTCTTCACCAAAGACTCTGTTTTCCGTGGTTTCGGCTTGGGcgtttctttttctatttcttcttctgttACTATCATACTCTCTATGTCTGCTAACAATGCATCATCGTTTCTCGGAAGCTTCCTGGGTCTCGGTAAACTTGCATCTTTTGGATTATAATGTTCAATTAAACCCAAATCCCAATCTTCCAAACCGCCAAAAGAGTCATCGCTTTCGATGTCGGTCGGTGTTTTTCGAggtcgtaatttttttaatttttgaggaaaaattgATCCAAAACTTCGACAACGAGTTATATACGTATCCAATTTGCCTGTAGAACCAGCTGGCGTTTTCTTGTGATCAATTGGTAACGAAATTTCTGAGGGATGCATATCTTTTCCGGGGTTTAGTACAGATATtcctgaaaaacaaaaaatattaatatgaaatactACGTTATATTATTTTGTCAGAATTATACTACGatttaaaaccaaaattgataataaatatataaagtatcTCATCTAATGACGTCTGATAAAACGTTCCATTTTAGGGTTActaattaagtttttagatatggcaacatagatctaaatatgtcaaatctgacagtTTTTTAAATTACGTTCATTTTTGGTATTCAGATATCTTCACTCAGTGAACATTATAGGTTATTCCAGTCTCATTGCGTtgcatttttatcatttccaaGACACTGCTGTAGCTGGTAGTACACTCGGAAACAAAGTTTCAAATCTTGATTAAAATTTGCAACAAGAAGTAGACATACTGGGTCGTTAAAACCTGCGATTGCTCGAGAGCTTAGTACGAATCTAAAATCGATTCACAAACCAGCACCAAGTTTATTACGTTCATGATCCCCTGTTTTCCAAAAGCATACTAAAATGTATGCAAAAAAATGTACGAAGAAAGAAGCCTGAAAAAAGAATCCCCGATTACTTAGTTCATCATGAAAAAGTAACTTCTTCCAATTCACTTTTGAATCACgagatttcaatattttctcgtCTGTCAACAACCGCCTTAGTACCACGCggcaaaaataaaagaatgtgCTAGAAAGGATACGTTTTAATACCTTTTCTGTTATGGAGAAAATCACAAGACGTAAACCATCCAAAAAAAGGCTTCCAAAAATGTGTATTGTGTACAAAGAACAGAGCTTCGAATTTTATATTACCTCTTTACTTTCttatatatcagaaaatattcaCGTTTGCATGGAAATTTGTGTTGGGAAACtcgaatatatataaatattactcAACTATATGAAGGATCTGATTTGAGCAAAGCTTTTCCAGCATTCACAGAGTGTGAGTTCATCAACTCGGTACATACAAATGTCAAAAGAATCGATTAATAGTGTTGACATTTTTGCAAAGAAGTGAGGGTTTACTTTTCACCTGTGAGGTAACGAGTCAGAAgactatttgaaaaaacatacattGTTACATATGATGATGATAAAAACATAGTACAAgacataataaaaatgttattaattgttttttgtgatttttctgtTATCAAACGTTCCAAGTATTAACTTGTATTAACGTCTTTGTTGGAAGTGTAATTTCAAGTATGGAATCACTCTTCCGACTCACCTTTATCACTATCGTCAAATTCTGCCACAGTTAACTTCAATTCGTCATAATTTGGAAGTGAAGTAACTGATAAGTTTTTCTTCCGTTTCAAACTTCCTCTATTATCTCTGATGTTATTTAGCTTGTTATTCATTCCACTCTTGCTTTTATCGTTATCAATGGTATGATTATGGAcgtgatgatgatgatgatcgCGATTATGAGATGATTCGTCTGCATCACAAATTGGGCACTTGTAATTTATAGTCTTTTTAACAAAAACTGGCTCTTCAACTTCGACTTGTTGTTTGGGTACATTCTCaacctaaaaaatatgaaatatccaAATATACTGATGTTCCAATAAATTCTTTGATAGATAAATTTTacgttaaaaatataattaaaatttttatctacgTTGTATATATTGTGCTTTATTCTATTTATTCCATCAAATTCAAAACTCTAAATACTCACCTGTTTTTTTGACTGGAACGCCTGTAATCCCGTTTTTGCAACGGCTTCAAGTTTTTCTcgtaaatttttcttatgttttctAGGAGGCGGCGTGGGGGTTCCTTTTTcgttattgaatattaaattaagttTCGGATTCGGAAGGTGAACATGATCTTCTTTGTCAGGTACTTGAAGATCTACTTCAGTCCAATCGGATGATTTCGAAATTAGTTTCGAGGTTATCACATTGTTTGGTTTTTGATTTGGATTCTTCTCGATtctaaaaataaggaaaatgtaCAATATAgcatataaaaaaaggaaaaaaaaggtTATATTTTCCAGTATATCAATTCACTACCATTCAAGAGAACATTTAGGTTGCAAACGCTACAAGATCGACGATCGAGGTCATACGCCTTCTTATCGGATTAACGAGAAACTTCTTTGACTAAGGAATATGAAAGCTGGAGTACTGTCCttagaaatgtttcaaaaaaatggaGACGATGTTGAAATACAGTCAACATTGTAAGCTTTACAACGATTTTATAATTGTTAACAATAAACAACGTTTTCTGTTTGTAAAAATATGGGAACCTAACTTTTGATGCAACCATCATCACTACCCGTTAGTTATTGCCCAGCTTGAAATgacaattttcatttcacagttttttttatgaatccaTCACCGTCTTATGGTAGTACAGATTTATTCAGTAACTGATTTATTTACTCTGCTAGTATAGTAGATTCTGTTTCTTAAGCTTCGTGCTTGGAAAGAAATTGTTGATCCTGATTCCCTTGATAATGACTATGGAAAAGAATTATTGAGTGAGTATATTGTTATCAGTACTTGACAAGTGTACAAAATTCATATTCATCGGTCCTTAATGAGTTTGTTGACAAtaaattctctatttttttgtacattgtATGCTTATTTGTTGACGTCTAAGCGATTACTTCAAATACATAACCTGTTGAAAAATACAATATCAGAATACGTAGGCTAAATTGCCGCTAATTTAATACTAATATGTACAATAGAAATGTGTGAATTTGAAAGAATAGATgacaaattttagaaataagcaaatagtatttttattcataaacaaacATTGCGATTTTTTCCAGTAGTACAGAAGCCTCTGTATTAGCTATATgtcattcatttttcaaatacctAGTTCTAATTATTTAACAATTGTAACATGCCATTTAGCTTGTTatgtattgtggcacagtagtcacttcggatttatttattctaacctTGAGTTactgatgaaattaatttgtaatcGACCTCCAactccattcgagaaattcaat includes:
- the LOC130892641 gene encoding probable basic-leucine zipper transcription factor E isoform X3, which produces MHHRITPSNQRIEKNPNQKPNNVITSKLISKSSDWTEVDLQVPDKEDHVHLPNPKLNLIFNNEKGTPTPPPRKHKKNLREKLEAVAKTGLQAFQSKKQVENVPKQQVEVEEPVFVKKTINYKCPICDADESSHNRDHHHHHVHNHTIDNDKSKSGMNNKLNNIRDNRGSLKRKKNLSVTSLPNYDELKLTVAEFDDSDKGISVLNPGKDMHPSEISLPIDHKKTPAGSTGKLDTYITRCRSFGSIFPQKLKKLRPRKTPTDIESDDSFGGLEDWDLGLIEHYNPKDASLPRPRKLPRNDDALLADIESMIVTEEEIEKETPKPKPRKTESLVKKINREASEEAHKRSTEFLTATNATAETITPPPSPIPEPLIRKTSTKLPAEKDDKVEHSNLIKILEKFSMENKQNKNKNENNLPKNSSSNESSLTPSLVEFEKNLVNSVEDCIKAENINKNITDKNLNNNEKKIVKDIIT
- the LOC130892641 gene encoding probable basic-leucine zipper transcription factor E isoform X1, with translation MGNKLCKKKSQDAVDNTNKSTSQFDRIINRLHIRPNSWKSDPQLNQKQVKRIEKNPNQKPNNVITSKLISKSSDWTEVDLQVPDKEDHVHLPNPKLNLIFNNEKGTPTPPPRKHKKNLREKLEAVAKTGLQAFQSKKQVENVPKQQVEVEEPVFVKKTINYKCPICDADESSHNRDHHHHHVHNHTIDNDKSKSGMNNKLNNIRDNRGSLKRKKNLSVTSLPNYDELKLTVAEFDDSDKGISVLNPGKDMHPSEISLPIDHKKTPAGSTGKLDTYITRCRSFGSIFPQKLKKLRPRKTPTDIESDDSFGGLEDWDLGLIEHYNPKDASLPRPRKLPRNDDALLADIESMIVTEEEIEKETPKPKPRKTESLVKKINREASEEAHKRSTEFLTATNATAETITPPPSPIPEPLIRKTSTKLPAEKDDKVEHSNLIKILEKFSMENKQNKNKNENNLPKNSSSNESSLTPSLVEFEKNLVNSVEDCIKAENINKNITDKNLNNNEKKIVKDIIT
- the LOC130892641 gene encoding probable basic-leucine zipper transcription factor E isoform X2; this encodes MDASQNNTVKSEIRPNSWKSDPQLNQKQVKRIEKNPNQKPNNVITSKLISKSSDWTEVDLQVPDKEDHVHLPNPKLNLIFNNEKGTPTPPPRKHKKNLREKLEAVAKTGLQAFQSKKQVENVPKQQVEVEEPVFVKKTINYKCPICDADESSHNRDHHHHHVHNHTIDNDKSKSGMNNKLNNIRDNRGSLKRKKNLSVTSLPNYDELKLTVAEFDDSDKGISVLNPGKDMHPSEISLPIDHKKTPAGSTGKLDTYITRCRSFGSIFPQKLKKLRPRKTPTDIESDDSFGGLEDWDLGLIEHYNPKDASLPRPRKLPRNDDALLADIESMIVTEEEIEKETPKPKPRKTESLVKKINREASEEAHKRSTEFLTATNATAETITPPPSPIPEPLIRKTSTKLPAEKDDKVEHSNLIKILEKFSMENKQNKNKNENNLPKNSSSNESSLTPSLVEFEKNLVNSVEDCIKAENINKNITDKNLNNNEKKIVKDIIT